A single Falco naumanni isolate bFalNau1 chromosome 20, bFalNau1.pat, whole genome shotgun sequence DNA region contains:
- the MCRS1 gene encoding microspherule protein 1 isoform X2: MASGATSRSEDEESLAGQKRGPAQASGAIPKRRSSSRFIKRKKFDDELVESSLAKSSSRAKGAAGVEPGRCSGSEPSSSEKKKVSKSVSTPIAPSPVPTPGLAKRMKKSKQPLQVTKDLGRWKPADDLLLINAVLQTNDLTSVHLGVKFSCRFNLREIQERWYALLYDPIISKLACQAMRQLHPEAIAAIQSKVLFSKAEEQLLNKTSQPTLDTFQELLHKHPDVFYPSRTAKALQLHWQLMKQYYLLDDQTVQPLPKGDQVLNFSDAEDMLDDNKLKDVRDEVLEHELTVADRRQKREIRQLEQELHKWQVLVDSITGMSSPDFDSQTLAVLRGRMVRYLMRSREITLGRATKDNQIDVDLALEGPAWKISRKQGVIKLKNNGDFFIANEGRRPIYIDGRPVLGGNKWKLNNNSVVEIASLRFVFLINQDLIALIKAEAAKLAQQ, encoded by the exons ATGGCGTCGGGCGCGACGAGCCGCTCCGAGGACGAGGAGTCGCTGGCGGGGCAGAAGCGGGGCCCGGCCCAGGCCTCGGGCGCCATCCCCAAGCGCCGCAGCTCCTCGCG GTTCATCAAACGGAAGAAGTTTGACGATGAGCTGGTAGAGAGCAGCCTGGCCAAATCCTCCAGCCGGGCCAAGGGCGCTGCCGGCGTCGAGCCCGGCCGCTGCTCGGGCAGCGAGCCTTCCTCCAGCGAGAAGAAGAAG gtTTCCAAGTCTGTGTCCACCCCCATCGCGCCCAGCCCGGTGCCGACCCCCGGCCTCGCCAAGCGGATGAAGAAGAGCAAACAGCCCCTGCAGGTGACCAAGGACCTGGGCCGCTGGAAACCCGCCGACGACCTTCTGCTCATTAACGCCGTGCTGCAG ACCAACGACTTGACGTCCGTGCACTTGGGCGTCAAGTTCAGCTGCCGCTTCAACCTGCGGGAGATCCAGGAGCGGTGGTACGCGCTCCTCTACGACCCCATCATCTCCAA gcTGGCCTGCCAGGCCATGCGGCAGCTGCACCCCGAGGCCATCGCCGCCATCCAGAGCAAAGTGCTTTTCAGCAAAGCCgaggagcagctgctgaacAAG ACCAGCCAGCCCACGCTCGACACcttccaggagctgctccaCAAACATCCCGACGTTTTCTATCCCTCCCGGACAGCCAAGGCCCTGCAGCTCCACTGGCAGCTCATGAAGCAGTACTACCTGCTGGATGACCAGACTG TGCAGCCCCTGCCCAAGGGGGACCAAGTGCTGAACTTCTCTGATGCCGAGGACATGCTTGATGACAACAAGCTGAA GGATGTGCGGGACGAGGTGCTGGAGCACG AGCTGACCGTGGCCGACCGGCGCCAGAAACGGGAGATccggcagctggagcaggagctgcacaAGTGGCAGGTGCTGGTCGACAGCATCACAG GGATGAGCTCCCCAGACTTCGATAGCCAAACGCTGGCCGTGCTGCGGGGCCGCATGGTGCGGTACCTGATGCGCTCCCGGGAG ATCACCCTGGGCAGAGCCACAAAGGACAACCAGATCGACGTGGACCTGGCGCTGGAGGGACCAGCCTGGAAGATCTCCCGCAAGCAGG GCGTCATCAAGCTGAAGAATAACGGGGATTTCTTCATCGCTAACGAGGGCCGGCGCCCCATCTACATCGACGGGCGCCCCGTGCTGGGCGGCAACAAGTGGAAACTGAACAACAACTCGGTGGTGGAG atCGCCAGCCTCCGCTTCGTCTTCCTCATCAACCAGGACCTCATCGCCCTCATCAAGGCGGAGGCGGCCAAATTGGCCCAGCAGTGA
- the MCRS1 gene encoding microspherule protein 1 isoform X1 — translation MASGATSRSEDEESLAGQKRGPAQASGAIPKRRSSSRFIKRKKFDDELVESSLAKSSSRAKGAAGVEPGRCSGSEPSSSEKKKVSKSVSTPIAPSPVPTPGLAKRMKKSKQPLQVTKDLGRWKPADDLLLINAVLQTNDLTSVHLGVKFSCRFNLREIQERWYALLYDPIISKLACQAMRQLHPEAIAAIQSKVLFSKAEEQLLNKVGSTSQPTLDTFQELLHKHPDVFYPSRTAKALQLHWQLMKQYYLLDDQTVQPLPKGDQVLNFSDAEDMLDDNKLKDVRDEVLEHELTVADRRQKREIRQLEQELHKWQVLVDSITGMSSPDFDSQTLAVLRGRMVRYLMRSREITLGRATKDNQIDVDLALEGPAWKISRKQGVIKLKNNGDFFIANEGRRPIYIDGRPVLGGNKWKLNNNSVVEIASLRFVFLINQDLIALIKAEAAKLAQQ, via the exons ATGGCGTCGGGCGCGACGAGCCGCTCCGAGGACGAGGAGTCGCTGGCGGGGCAGAAGCGGGGCCCGGCCCAGGCCTCGGGCGCCATCCCCAAGCGCCGCAGCTCCTCGCG GTTCATCAAACGGAAGAAGTTTGACGATGAGCTGGTAGAGAGCAGCCTGGCCAAATCCTCCAGCCGGGCCAAGGGCGCTGCCGGCGTCGAGCCCGGCCGCTGCTCGGGCAGCGAGCCTTCCTCCAGCGAGAAGAAGAAG gtTTCCAAGTCTGTGTCCACCCCCATCGCGCCCAGCCCGGTGCCGACCCCCGGCCTCGCCAAGCGGATGAAGAAGAGCAAACAGCCCCTGCAGGTGACCAAGGACCTGGGCCGCTGGAAACCCGCCGACGACCTTCTGCTCATTAACGCCGTGCTGCAG ACCAACGACTTGACGTCCGTGCACTTGGGCGTCAAGTTCAGCTGCCGCTTCAACCTGCGGGAGATCCAGGAGCGGTGGTACGCGCTCCTCTACGACCCCATCATCTCCAA gcTGGCCTGCCAGGCCATGCGGCAGCTGCACCCCGAGGCCATCGCCGCCATCCAGAGCAAAGTGCTTTTCAGCAAAGCCgaggagcagctgctgaacAAGGTGGGATCG ACCAGCCAGCCCACGCTCGACACcttccaggagctgctccaCAAACATCCCGACGTTTTCTATCCCTCCCGGACAGCCAAGGCCCTGCAGCTCCACTGGCAGCTCATGAAGCAGTACTACCTGCTGGATGACCAGACTG TGCAGCCCCTGCCCAAGGGGGACCAAGTGCTGAACTTCTCTGATGCCGAGGACATGCTTGATGACAACAAGCTGAA GGATGTGCGGGACGAGGTGCTGGAGCACG AGCTGACCGTGGCCGACCGGCGCCAGAAACGGGAGATccggcagctggagcaggagctgcacaAGTGGCAGGTGCTGGTCGACAGCATCACAG GGATGAGCTCCCCAGACTTCGATAGCCAAACGCTGGCCGTGCTGCGGGGCCGCATGGTGCGGTACCTGATGCGCTCCCGGGAG ATCACCCTGGGCAGAGCCACAAAGGACAACCAGATCGACGTGGACCTGGCGCTGGAGGGACCAGCCTGGAAGATCTCCCGCAAGCAGG GCGTCATCAAGCTGAAGAATAACGGGGATTTCTTCATCGCTAACGAGGGCCGGCGCCCCATCTACATCGACGGGCGCCCCGTGCTGGGCGGCAACAAGTGGAAACTGAACAACAACTCGGTGGTGGAG atCGCCAGCCTCCGCTTCGTCTTCCTCATCAACCAGGACCTCATCGCCCTCATCAAGGCGGAGGCGGCCAAATTGGCCCAGCAGTGA